The Calditerrivibrio sp. region AACAAAATGTCATCATCAAAGGCAAAGTTTTCAAGATACTGGGATGGAAACTCGACAACATCCCATTCAACCCCATTTATACCACTTAGAAAGTAGTCATCTGCTTCACTCAATAGGTGATGGAGGGCATGACCCATTTCATGGAAAAGTGTTTCCACATCAGAATGTTTTAGCAGAGAGGGGTTACCCTCTGAGGAAGGTGGAAAATTAGCAACAATGAAAACTCTTGGCAAAACAACAGTTCCATCTTCGTCACGATATCTGCTGTACCATTCGCTCATCCAGGCACCATCTTTTTTACCTAAACGAGCTTCCAGGTCAAAATACAGTTTACCCTTTAGTGCCCCATCTTTTAGTACATCATAGACCAAGACACCATCAGACCATACATCCGCTTTTGTCTCATTAAATGATATTAAAAATATATCTTTTACTGATTCGAGCATCCCTTTGACGGTGTTTTTTAGTTCAAAGAAGCGTTTGATTTCATCCTCTTTGATATTAAGTTCATCCCGCCTTAATTTTTCCATTAAATATGGTATATTATGGGGTTTTAATTCACCAAGCCCAAGTTGTATCGATTTTTGAGAGAGTCTTTCTATATCTTTAGTTAGAGGTTCTTTGACTTTGGCTATAAGTGTTTTTAAAAACTCTATGACTTTTTTGGGTTCTTTGGCTGTTTTGGTTACAAGAGACATTTCTGCGAAATTATTGTAGCCCAGTATCTTGGCTTTCTCATACCTCAGTTGTAGAATAGATGTGATAAGATTACTATTCTGGGGTGCCCTTTCGTAGTAGGCCCTAAACATCTTTTCCCTGAGTTGCTCATCCTCACAAAATCTTATAAATGTTGAATAAGATGGTGCAGTAAGGTTAAATACATATACCCCGTTTTTGAAGTATCTCTTTTTATCCTCTTCTGGCATCTCTCCTAATATCGTTTCCGATTCCACTGTTAGTTCGAATTTCATGTTATCATTTATTATGTTTTGAAAGAAATCGGTAGATAGTTTACTAAGGGATAAATTTATCTCCTTGATTCTTCCCCTTTTA contains the following coding sequences:
- a CDS encoding M3 family metallopeptidase, with translation MSIWDLKGKKEQFSTLIEKTKEKIEDLKRCQTYDTFMTPYQSAIAKINEFFTPIAHINAVKNTSESQDVYNFCLQLLTLFFTDLNQSVELYDIVKTLYNKESDVVRKRALHKLKLEFELEGVHLDDFKRGRIKEINLSLSKLSTDFFQNIINDNMKFELTVESETILGEMPEEDKKRYFKNGVYVFNLTAPSYSTFIRFCEDEQLREKMFRAYYERAPQNSNLITSILQLRYEKAKILGYNNFAEMSLVTKTAKEPKKVIEFLKTLIAKVKEPLTKDIERLSQKSIQLGLGELKPHNIPYLMEKLRRDELNIKEDEIKRFFELKNTVKGMLESVKDIFLISFNETKADVWSDGVLVYDVLKDGALKGKLYFDLEARLGKKDGAWMSEWYSRYRDEDGTVVLPRVFIVANFPPSSEGNPSLLKHSDVETLFHEMGHALHHLLSEADDYFLSGINGVEWDVVEFPSQYLENFAFDDDILFSIGKNFYTSEGIDSLTVDKIKKERQFFAAYQMGRQLEFALFDMLIHLDSYTAEETDQILKNIRKELGTVEMPDYVKFQNQFTHIFSGGYAAGYYSYKWAELLSSDLFIKGKKGLIDAVNIAYTLFSKGGAINLADEYEKLIGDQPSYDSLLELYGISG